In one window of Janthinobacterium sp. 1_2014MBL_MicDiv DNA:
- a CDS encoding DUF1501 domain-containing protein, whose product MSQLPAFSRRRFLGSMLGLAGSTAAPFALNLAAMGQAAAQSADDYKALVCLFMAGGNDAFNTVLATDTPSWNEYLRLRNTGSNDSIHLPAVGAAGGVLPIVPATAQAGRSFALHPALGPLKSLFDDGRAAVVANVGTLIQPVTLAQYKAGSVALPPKLFSHNDQQSTWQSGLPEGASVGWGGRLGDLVGTGNSNAMFTAVSAASNALFLSGRQVRQFQVGQSGAVPIRNINLGGSLFGTAQGPAALREIITTAGSDMMEQEHVAMIERAISSQSILSGAMLPAGPGGVPNPPPYVNPNTGASGANPLAVQLQTVARIIGGRGPLGAKRQVFYVTLGSFDTHDRQKALHADLMARVAHALAYFDTALAALQGADMRRQVTTFTASDFGRTFSSNGDGTDHGWGAHHFVVGGAVKGRDIYGAFPATGVGHELDVGSGALLPTTSVDQYGATLARWFGVADSQLASVFPNIGNFSRRDLGFMAT is encoded by the coding sequence ATGTCCCAACTCCCCGCTTTTTCCCGCCGCCGCTTCCTCGGTTCCATGCTGGGCCTGGCCGGCAGCACGGCCGCGCCATTCGCCCTCAACCTGGCCGCCATGGGCCAGGCCGCCGCCCAGTCGGCCGATGACTACAAGGCGCTCGTGTGCCTGTTCATGGCTGGCGGCAACGATGCCTTCAACACGGTGCTGGCGACCGATACGCCTTCCTGGAATGAATACCTGCGCCTGCGCAACACGGGCAGCAATGATTCGATCCACCTGCCCGCCGTCGGCGCAGCCGGTGGCGTGCTGCCCATCGTGCCGGCCACCGCGCAAGCGGGGCGCAGCTTTGCCCTGCATCCTGCGCTCGGCCCGCTGAAAAGCCTGTTCGATGACGGCCGCGCCGCCGTCGTCGCCAATGTGGGCACCTTGATCCAGCCCGTCACCCTGGCGCAATACAAGGCGGGAAGCGTGGCCTTGCCGCCCAAGCTGTTTTCGCACAACGACCAGCAATCGACCTGGCAGTCGGGCTTGCCGGAAGGCGCCAGCGTGGGCTGGGGCGGTCGCCTGGGCGACCTGGTGGGCACCGGCAACAGCAACGCCATGTTCACGGCCGTGTCCGCGGCATCGAACGCGCTGTTCCTGAGCGGGCGCCAGGTGCGCCAGTTCCAGGTGGGTCAGTCCGGTGCGGTGCCGATTCGCAATATCAACCTTGGCGGCAGCCTGTTCGGCACGGCGCAGGGACCGGCCGCCTTGCGCGAAATCATCACGACGGCCGGCAGCGACATGATGGAACAGGAACATGTGGCCATGATCGAGCGCGCCATCTCCAGTCAAAGCATCCTCAGCGGCGCCATGCTGCCGGCCGGCCCGGGCGGCGTGCCCAATCCCCCGCCCTATGTCAATCCGAACACGGGCGCGTCCGGCGCCAATCCGCTGGCCGTGCAATTGCAGACGGTGGCGCGCATCATCGGCGGGCGCGGCCCGCTGGGCGCGAAACGCCAGGTGTTTTACGTGACCTTGGGCAGTTTCGACACGCATGACCGGCAAAAGGCGCTGCATGCCGACCTGATGGCGCGCGTTGCGCATGCGCTCGCGTATTTCGACACGGCCCTGGCCGCGCTGCAGGGCGCCGACATGCGGCGCCAGGTGACGACGTTCACGGCGTCGGACTTCGGCCGCACCTTCAGCAGCAATGGCGACGGCACGGACCACGGCTGGGGCGCGCACCACTTCGTCGTAGGCGGCGCCGTGAAGGGCCGCGACATCTACGGTGCCTTCCCCGCCACGGGCGTGGGCCATGAACTCGACGTCGGCTCCGGCGCCCTGCTGCCCACCACGTCGGTGGACCAGTACGGCGCCACCCTGGCCAGGTGGTTCGGCGTGGCCGACAGCCAGCTGGCCAGCGTGTTCCCCAACATCGGCAACTTCAGCCGGCGCGACCTGGGTTTCATGGCCACCTGA
- a CDS encoding sensor histidine kinase has protein sequence MGRLFWKFFLCIMLAQVTATIGIGGTFWLKNRAALQERALDIDTSPPAQMAIEAASATLEAGGSGALRQFLGKMERLRVFAVDAQGHELMGRNVHPAMLLKARTLLAQPQSHPVVREAGGSDGKRYLLFLPSSERFRNAEAGAARDTLNAVTMSGPRGMPPGPRSGAAGAAPPRPQFERGPPPGPRLDSPYRTFIPLAAAIAASLLFAFLLAWYFARPIRDLRQAFEAASHGDLAPRFHASGKRGDELTDLGRDFDRMTGRLRHLMDSQTRLLHDVSHELRSPLARLQAAIGLAHQQPEKMAASMQRIERESERMDKLIGELLTLSRLEAGAAQGGAAQPHSEDVAIADLVHDIVADARYEAGARQVAIAVAGDAASADAMVTGQPELLARAVENVVRNAVKHSPDGGTVDVAMSRQDDGRQAMLRIAVLDRGPGVATADLASIFEPFFRASPTRHSTDGHGLGLAIARHVIGAHGGRIGASLRDGGGLCVEMLLPVKTPG, from the coding sequence GTGGGCCGATTGTTCTGGAAGTTTTTCCTGTGCATCATGCTGGCCCAGGTGACGGCCACCATCGGCATCGGCGGCACCTTCTGGCTGAAAAACCGCGCCGCCCTGCAGGAACGGGCGCTCGACATCGACACCAGCCCGCCCGCGCAAATGGCCATCGAAGCGGCCAGCGCCACGCTGGAAGCGGGCGGCAGCGGGGCCCTGCGCCAGTTTCTCGGCAAGATGGAGCGGCTGCGCGTGTTTGCCGTCGATGCGCAAGGGCACGAATTGATGGGACGCAATGTCCACCCCGCCATGCTGCTCAAGGCGCGCACCTTGCTGGCGCAGCCGCAGTCGCACCCCGTGGTGCGCGAGGCGGGCGGTAGCGACGGCAAGCGCTACCTGCTGTTCCTGCCCTCCTCCGAACGCTTCCGCAATGCCGAGGCAGGCGCCGCGCGCGATACCCTCAATGCCGTCACCATGAGCGGTCCGCGCGGCATGCCGCCAGGGCCACGGTCAGGCGCAGCAGGCGCCGCGCCGCCCCGCCCGCAGTTCGAACGGGGCCCGCCGCCCGGCCCGCGCCTGGACAGTCCCTACCGCACCTTCATTCCCCTCGCCGCCGCCATCGCCGCCAGCCTGCTGTTCGCCTTCCTGCTGGCCTGGTACTTTGCCCGTCCCATCCGCGACCTGCGGCAGGCGTTCGAGGCCGCATCGCATGGCGACCTGGCGCCGCGCTTCCACGCCAGCGGCAAGCGCGGCGACGAATTGACGGACCTGGGCCGTGATTTCGACCGCATGACGGGACGCTTGCGCCACCTCATGGATAGCCAGACGCGCTTGCTGCATGATGTCTCGCACGAGCTGCGCTCGCCGCTGGCGCGCCTGCAGGCGGCCATCGGCCTGGCCCACCAGCAGCCGGAAAAGATGGCCGCCTCGATGCAGCGCATCGAACGCGAAAGCGAGCGCATGGACAAGCTGATCGGCGAACTGCTGACCCTGTCCCGGCTGGAAGCGGGCGCCGCGCAGGGGGGCGCGGCGCAACCGCACAGCGAAGACGTCGCCATCGCCGACCTCGTGCACGATATCGTGGCAGACGCCCGCTACGAGGCCGGGGCGCGCCAGGTGGCCATCGCCGTGGCGGGCGACGCGGCCAGCGCCGATGCCATGGTCACGGGCCAGCCGGAATTGCTGGCGCGCGCCGTGGAAAATGTCGTGCGCAATGCCGTCAAGCACAGCCCGGACGGCGGCACGGTGGACGTGGCGATGTCGCGCCAAGACGATGGCAGGCAGGCAATGCTGCGCATCGCCGTGCTGGACCGGGGGCCGGGCGTGGCCACGGCCGACCTCGCCAGCATTTTCGAACCGTTCTTCCGCGCCAGCCCTACCCGGCACAGCACGGATGGCCATGGTCTGGGCCTGGCCATCGCCCGGCACGTGATCGGCGCCCATGGCGGCCGCATCGGGGCCAGCCTGCGCGACGGCGGCGGGCTGTGCGTGGAAATGCTGCTGCCCGTGAAAACGCCAGGCTGA
- a CDS encoding aminotransferase class I/II-fold pyridoxal phosphate-dependent enzyme encodes MLDFTSALYLGMRHPSAQLAPWSCLTLGQPAALREPPGAQAVAADLAALQGCEAACVLPSTLHLFWDLFGMLAAERLVILVDGGSYAIARWGAERAQALGLPLQVFPAGDVVALRRLAAAWGNGGPVARRGGRRPLILADGYVPGSDAAPPLASYAAIARHGGGYLLLDDTQVLGVSGPHGGGSARQHGLRDGHDGNGGHLLVGASLAKGFGVPLAVLAGSASLLRRFAAQSQTRVHASPPSAAVLAAARRALALNARHGDALRARLAANVAQWRAAMAAAGIACRGGSFPVQRLPGRASLQDALREAGVLALAQAGGGSGALTFLLRADHAPAQLVQAMALLEHHTRRRYERGI; translated from the coding sequence ATGCTCGACTTTACCAGCGCCCTCTACCTGGGCATGCGCCACCCCTCGGCCCAGCTGGCGCCGTGGAGTTGCCTGACCCTGGGCCAGCCGGCGGCCCTGCGGGAGCCGCCGGGCGCGCAGGCGGTGGCGGCCGACCTAGCGGCGCTGCAGGGGTGCGAGGCGGCTTGCGTGCTGCCGTCGACGCTGCACCTGTTCTGGGACCTGTTCGGCATGCTGGCGGCCGAACGGCTGGTGATCCTCGTCGACGGCGGCAGTTATGCCATCGCGCGCTGGGGCGCCGAGCGGGCGCAGGCGCTGGGCTTGCCGCTGCAGGTGTTTCCGGCCGGCGACGTGGTGGCGCTGCGCCGGCTGGCGGCGGCCTGGGGCAATGGCGGGCCGGTCGCCAGGCGCGGCGGCCGGCGGCCCCTGATCCTGGCCGATGGCTATGTGCCCGGCAGCGACGCGGCGCCGCCGCTGGCCAGCTACGCGGCCATCGCGCGGCACGGTGGCGGCTACCTGCTGCTGGACGATACGCAGGTGCTGGGCGTCTCGGGGCCGCACGGCGGCGGGTCGGCACGGCAACATGGTTTGCGGGACGGACACGACGGCAATGGCGGTCACCTGCTCGTCGGCGCTTCGCTGGCCAAGGGCTTCGGCGTGCCGCTGGCCGTGCTGGCGGGCAGCGCCAGCCTGCTGCGGCGCTTTGCGGCGCAGAGCCAGACGCGCGTGCATGCCAGTCCGCCATCGGCGGCCGTGCTGGCGGCGGCGCGGCGGGCGCTGGCGCTCAATGCGCGGCATGGCGATGCCCTGCGCGCCAGGCTGGCGGCCAATGTGGCGCAATGGCGGGCCGCGATGGCGGCGGCCGGTATCGCTTGCCGTGGCGGCAGCTTTCCCGTGCAGCGCCTGCCAGGCCGCGCCAGCCTGCAGGACGCCTTGCGCGAGGCCGGCGTGCTGGCGCTGGCGCAAGCGGGGGGCGGCAGCGGAGCACTGACTTTTTTGTTGCGGGCGGACCATGCACCGGCGCAGTTGGTGCAGGCCATGGCGCTACTTGAACATCACACGAGGAGGCGATATGAACGAGGCATTTGA
- a CDS encoding dioxygenase family protein, whose amino-acid sequence MDLHDHGLASDLEMMAALAAERRQVLRWLLAGAAGLPLISCGGGSDAGTTAVAGSGAGTVATPTVPATGACAVIPEETGGPYPADGTNTHGGSIVNVLNLSGVVRSDIRASFNGATGVAAGVPLTINLQLLNASGGCASLAGYAIYLWHCDRDGLYSLYSSGVTAQNYLRGVQETDSAGALSFTTIFPGCYAGRMPHVHVEVYPSLAKAAGAASRIKTSQFTFPMATLNEAYTASGYTASVRNLAQISYATDNVFSDGTSLQMATVTGSATDGYVVTLSIAVNG is encoded by the coding sequence ATGGACTTACATGACCACGGCCTGGCATCCGACCTCGAAATGATGGCTGCGCTGGCGGCCGAGCGGCGCCAGGTCTTGCGCTGGCTGCTGGCGGGCGCGGCCGGTTTGCCCCTGATCAGCTGCGGCGGCGGTTCCGACGCCGGCACGACGGCCGTGGCCGGCAGCGGCGCAGGCACGGTCGCGACGCCCACCGTCCCCGCCACGGGCGCCTGCGCGGTGATCCCCGAGGAAACGGGCGGGCCGTATCCGGCCGACGGCACGAACACGCATGGCGGCAGCATCGTCAACGTGCTGAACCTGTCGGGCGTCGTGCGCAGCGACATCCGTGCCAGCTTCAACGGCGCCACGGGCGTGGCGGCCGGCGTGCCTTTGACCATCAACTTGCAATTGCTCAACGCCAGCGGCGGCTGCGCCAGCCTGGCCGGCTACGCCATTTACCTGTGGCATTGCGACCGCGACGGCCTGTATTCGCTGTACTCGAGCGGCGTGACGGCGCAGAATTACTTGCGCGGCGTGCAGGAAACGGACAGCGCCGGCGCGCTGAGCTTTACAACCATCTTTCCCGGCTGCTACGCAGGACGCATGCCGCACGTGCATGTCGAGGTCTATCCCAGCCTGGCGAAGGCGGCCGGCGCCGCGAGCCGCATCAAGACGTCGCAGTTCACGTTCCCGATGGCAACATTGAACGAGGCCTATACGGCCAGCGGCTACACGGCCAGCGTGCGCAACCTGGCGCAGATCAGCTATGCCACCGACAACGTCTTCAGCGACGGTACCAGCCTGCAGATGGCCACGGTGACGGGCAGCGCCACGGATGGCTATGTCGTTACCCTGAGCATCGCCGTCAACGGCTAG
- a CDS encoding Spy/CpxP family protein refolding chaperone, which yields MKYLSIVVSLLLLSACSMPLVALAQQATASDGPPPHPMEGAPPGAGRGPGSGPGPGPGPGFGHGPGAGLPPFLRGVELSEAQQDKVFAATYAQAPLLREQHKIAFKAHEQLRELAASSAYDDARAATLANTAAQAMAQISLQQARLDQQLLAVLTPEQRQQLARQREDGPGPRGQAVERVQLAARQR from the coding sequence ATGAAATACCTGAGCATAGTCGTCTCCCTGTTGCTGCTGTCGGCCTGCAGCATGCCGCTCGTCGCCCTGGCCCAGCAGGCGACGGCTTCCGACGGCCCGCCGCCGCATCCGATGGAGGGCGCGCCGCCGGGAGCCGGACGCGGTCCCGGTTCCGGCCCCGGTCCCGGTCCCGGTCCCGGCTTCGGCCACGGTCCCGGGGCGGGCTTGCCGCCATTCCTGCGCGGCGTCGAGCTGAGCGAAGCGCAGCAGGACAAGGTCTTCGCCGCCACTTATGCCCAGGCGCCGCTGCTGCGCGAACAGCACAAGATCGCCTTCAAGGCGCATGAGCAGCTGCGCGAACTGGCCGCCTCATCCGCCTATGACGATGCCAGGGCCGCCACGCTGGCGAACACGGCGGCCCAGGCGATGGCGCAGATCAGCTTGCAACAGGCGCGGCTGGACCAGCAATTGCTGGCCGTGCTGACGCCGGAACAGCGCCAGCAGCTGGCCCGGCAGCGCGAAGACGGCCCCGGACCACGCGGCCAGGCCGTTGAACGCGTCCAGCTGGCTGCGCGCCAGCGCTAA
- a CDS encoding amidohydrolase family protein, whose amino-acid sequence MVPVIDCHCHAGPGDGLSGPWDSDAPLQAYLRRARAAGIARSVLFATFHSDYAIANHGVARIVASAPQRYYGFAFVHARRDRGRILDLVRTAVERYGFVGIKAHRLDARISGELCDAARAFGLPVLYDPAGEVAVAELLAQQYPDVNFILPHLGSFGDDWAAQLALIDHLARHANIYTDSSGVRRFDLLEQAVRRAGAHKVLFGSDGPWLHPGLELHKIHLLNLPPLDAALITGGNFLRLAGLA is encoded by the coding sequence GTGGTTCCCGTCATCGACTGCCATTGCCATGCCGGTCCCGGCGACGGCTTGAGCGGACCGTGGGACAGCGATGCGCCGCTGCAAGCGTACCTGCGCCGCGCGCGGGCGGCCGGCATCGCCCGCAGCGTGCTGTTTGCCACCTTCCATTCCGATTACGCCATCGCCAACCACGGCGTGGCGCGCATCGTGGCCAGCGCTCCGCAGCGCTACTACGGTTTTGCCTTCGTGCATGCGCGGCGCGACCGGGGGCGCATCCTGGACCTGGTGCGCACGGCCGTCGAGCGCTACGGCTTTGTCGGCATCAAGGCGCACCGCCTGGACGCGCGCATCAGCGGCGAGCTCTGCGATGCGGCGCGCGCCTTCGGCTTGCCCGTGCTGTACGACCCGGCCGGCGAGGTGGCCGTGGCCGAATTGCTGGCGCAACAGTATCCCGACGTCAATTTCATCCTGCCCCACCTGGGCAGCTTCGGCGACGACTGGGCGGCGCAGCTGGCCTTGATCGATCACCTGGCGCGGCACGCGAACATCTACACGGACAGCTCGGGCGTGCGCCGCTTCGACTTGCTGGAGCAGGCCGTGCGGCGCGCCGGGGCGCACAAGGTCCTGTTCGGCTCGGACGGCCCCTGGCTGCATCCGGGCCTGGAGCTGCACAAGATCCACTTGCTGAACCTGCCGCCGCTGGACGCGGCTCTGATCACGGGCGGCAATTTCTTGCGCCTGGCAGGGCTGGCTTGA
- a CDS encoding PrpF domain-containing protein, with translation MMTTSLLPALPDFLPRLRCGVIEFSVHHMRGGTSTGLVLHAASVPTDLALREELLRHLMGAPMSGQLPGNRQITGLGRGAPTSNKVFLVEVEQHAGQARLVSTLAQLAGGHAGIDWSVNCGNMSSALQLWGLDSGVIEALAIGPHAIDIRNTNTGVITTSRMAREPDGSFAATGIPGVPGSFPRVDLFLQQPVGAKTGKLLPTGKAQDKVLGYDVSCVDVAVPMVIALASQFGKTAREAIAELEADAAFMHAIRQVWSAAGQLMGLRRGDGQPMSLDELGRSETIPKFCIVGPASGEGNIAVRYFTPQAGHASLAVSGGCCLAAACLIPGTVAHAMARGLPAVGANEAEIAVGIENPAGILGTGIVARQDGDTLAIRSAAYRRSTQILLRGHVPLYQASPPLKAWLLKQL, from the coding sequence ATGATGACGACATCCTTGCTGCCCGCCCTGCCCGACTTCCTGCCCCGCCTGCGCTGCGGCGTCATCGAGTTTTCCGTCCATCACATGCGCGGCGGTACCTCGACGGGCCTGGTCTTGCACGCGGCGTCCGTGCCGACCGACCTGGCCTTGCGCGAGGAATTGCTGCGCCACCTGATGGGCGCGCCCATGTCCGGCCAGTTGCCGGGCAACCGGCAAATCACGGGGCTGGGGCGCGGCGCACCGACCAGCAATAAAGTCTTTCTTGTCGAAGTGGAACAGCATGCGGGCCAGGCGCGCCTCGTCAGCACCCTGGCGCAACTGGCCGGCGGCCATGCCGGGATCGACTGGAGCGTGAACTGCGGCAATATGTCATCCGCCCTGCAACTGTGGGGCCTCGATAGCGGCGTCATCGAGGCACTGGCCATCGGCCCGCACGCCATCGACATCCGCAACACCAACACGGGCGTCATCACCACCTCGCGCATGGCGCGCGAACCGGACGGCAGCTTTGCGGCGACCGGCATACCCGGCGTGCCCGGCAGCTTTCCCCGCGTCGATCTATTCCTGCAGCAACCCGTGGGCGCCAAGACGGGCAAGCTCTTACCGACGGGCAAGGCGCAGGATAAGGTGCTCGGCTACGACGTCTCGTGCGTGGATGTGGCCGTGCCCATGGTCATCGCGCTGGCCAGCCAGTTCGGCAAGACGGCGCGCGAGGCCATCGCGGAACTGGAAGCGGACGCGGCTTTCATGCACGCCATCCGCCAGGTGTGGAGCGCGGCGGGGCAACTGATGGGCTTGCGGCGGGGCGATGGCCAGCCGATGAGCCTGGATGAGCTCGGGCGCAGCGAAACCATCCCCAAGTTCTGCATCGTGGGGCCGGCGTCGGGAGAGGGAAATATTGCTGTACGTTACTTTACGCCGCAGGCGGGCCACGCTTCGCTGGCCGTCTCGGGCGGCTGCTGCCTGGCGGCCGCCTGCCTGATACCAGGCACGGTGGCGCACGCCATGGCGCGCGGCTTGCCGGCCGTGGGAGCGAACGAGGCGGAAATCGCGGTGGGCATAGAAAATCCGGCCGGCATCCTGGGCACCGGCATCGTGGCGCGCCAGGATGGCGATACACTGGCCATCCGCAGCGCGGCTTACCGGCGCAGCACGCAAATCTTGCTACGCGGCCATGTTCCGCTGTACCAGGCATCGCCGCCGCTGAAAGCCTGGCTGCTGAAACAGCTTTAA
- a CDS encoding FlxA-like family protein, with protein sequence MVAAIGTGGAVSAASGGSSGGSSQIAALQKQITAAQKELTESQKGEQTETSQKLQQQLAQQIQALQAQIAQLQAAAAQKAAQQSTQAAGSADTATSPAASASSTLGSIIDTQA encoded by the coding sequence ATGGTAGCGGCAATCGGTACAGGCGGCGCGGTCAGCGCGGCCAGTGGCGGCAGTTCGGGCGGCAGCTCGCAAATCGCGGCGCTGCAAAAGCAGATCACGGCGGCGCAAAAGGAATTGACGGAGTCGCAGAAGGGTGAGCAGACGGAAACGTCGCAAAAGCTGCAGCAGCAGCTGGCGCAGCAGATCCAGGCCTTGCAGGCGCAAATTGCCCAGTTGCAGGCAGCCGCCGCGCAAAAGGCGGCCCAGCAAAGCACGCAGGCGGCCGGCAGCGCCGATACGGCCACCAGCCCGGCCGCATCGGCCTCGTCCACCCTGGGCAGCATCATCGATACGCAGGCGTAA
- a CDS encoding response regulator transcription factor: MSKVLLIDDDVELVGMFQEYLTQEGFDAKAVHDGESGAAEALSGKYAIAILDVMMPRMNGLETLRRIRAGSTLPILMLTARGDDTDRIVGLELGADDYVTKPCTPRELTARIRAILRRAQAAPHDNGGTAPLTVGQLTMWPEQRRAAWAGTHLELTSTEFNLLEVLVRHAGKPVSKNQLSELGLGRPMARFDRNIDVHLSSLRRKLGSLADGRSCLQTVYRLGYQLIKE; this comes from the coding sequence ATGAGCAAGGTTTTGTTAATCGACGACGACGTCGAGCTGGTCGGCATGTTCCAGGAGTACCTGACGCAGGAAGGGTTCGACGCCAAGGCCGTGCACGACGGCGAAAGCGGCGCGGCCGAAGCCCTGTCGGGCAAATATGCGATCGCCATCCTCGACGTCATGATGCCGCGCATGAATGGCCTGGAAACGCTGCGCCGCATCCGCGCCGGCAGCACCCTGCCCATCCTGATGCTGACGGCGCGCGGCGACGACACGGACCGCATCGTGGGCCTGGAACTGGGCGCCGACGATTACGTGACGAAACCATGCACGCCGCGCGAACTGACGGCGCGCATCCGCGCCATCCTGCGCCGTGCGCAGGCGGCGCCGCACGACAACGGGGGCACGGCGCCGCTGACCGTGGGCCAGCTGACGATGTGGCCGGAGCAGCGCCGCGCCGCCTGGGCCGGCACGCACCTGGAACTGACGAGCACGGAATTCAACCTGCTGGAAGTGCTGGTGCGCCACGCGGGCAAGCCCGTGAGCAAGAATCAATTGTCGGAACTGGGCCTGGGGCGGCCCATGGCCCGCTTCGACCGCAATATCGACGTGCATTTGAGCAGCCTGCGCCGCAAGCTGGGCAGCCTGGCCGACGGCCGTTCCTGCCTGCAAACCGTGTACCGGCTCGGCTACCAGCTGATCAAGGAGTAA
- a CDS encoding DUF1800 domain-containing protein, whose protein sequence is MTFPTLRRLFAAVTLLSLLAACGGGGDSPATPVQKPDVSVVPPATVEPPATVAPPDVTPGEPAVPGETVPPPPLTIPPAGQATTFTRQQASRFLGRATFGPNMAAIDALAASDSDAWFKYQFSRPQTLHRKYIDAKFPPAGATAGKALPPDFYETFWQQAVRGDDQLRQRTAFALSEIFVISTQNEAVWPHTRGVASYYDMLGQHAFGNFRALLQGVATHPMMGLYLSHLRNQKESATRTPDENFAREVMQLFTIGLYQLNADGSLKLSGGKPIDTYSRDDVSGLAKVFTGWSWAGPDQGATRFNGSVADPDRDWKPMQNYAAFHSTGEKRFLGVSISGATSGEADLAQALDTLFNHPNTGPFFGRQLIQRLVTSNPSPAYVGRVAAAFANNGAGVRGDMQAVLRAVLLDPEALAPAGTTLRTGKLREPLVRLGNWMRAFNAKDAASQYRIYYLSDPLTGLGQNPMNAPSVFNYFRPSYVPPNSPLATAGLVAPEMQITAEPSVTGYLNFIQDAISGGVGESAEVKADYAAELALADQPAALLDRVDLLLLAGNMSAKLRGTILSAVNSVPIPAANGSNAAQVNLARTYRVRLAIFLSMASPEYLVQK, encoded by the coding sequence ATGACCTTCCCTACTTTGCGCCGCTTATTCGCAGCCGTAACACTCCTGAGTTTGCTTGCCGCCTGCGGCGGTGGTGGCGACAGTCCGGCCACCCCGGTACAGAAACCCGATGTCTCGGTGGTGCCACCGGCAACGGTGGAACCGCCCGCCACGGTGGCGCCCCCGGATGTGACGCCGGGCGAGCCGGCAGTCCCCGGGGAAACCGTCCCGCCACCACCGTTGACGATCCCGCCCGCCGGGCAGGCGACGACCTTCACGCGCCAGCAGGCGTCGCGTTTCCTGGGCCGGGCCACGTTCGGCCCGAATATGGCGGCCATCGATGCGCTGGCCGCCAGCGACAGCGACGCCTGGTTCAAATACCAGTTTTCCAGGCCACAAACCTTGCATCGCAAATATATCGATGCGAAGTTTCCACCGGCGGGCGCGACGGCCGGCAAGGCCCTGCCGCCGGATTTCTATGAAACGTTCTGGCAGCAGGCCGTGCGCGGCGACGACCAGCTGCGGCAACGCACGGCATTCGCCTTGTCGGAAATTTTTGTCATTTCCACGCAAAACGAAGCCGTGTGGCCGCACACGCGGGGTGTTGCCAGCTATTACGACATGCTGGGGCAACATGCGTTCGGCAACTTCCGCGCGCTGCTGCAAGGCGTCGCCACGCACCCGATGATGGGGCTGTACCTGTCGCACCTGCGCAATCAGAAGGAGTCGGCGACGCGTACGCCGGATGAAAATTTCGCCCGCGAAGTCATGCAGCTCTTCACCATCGGCCTGTACCAGCTGAACGCGGACGGCAGCTTGAAATTGTCCGGAGGCAAGCCCATCGACACCTACTCGCGCGACGACGTGAGCGGCCTGGCGAAAGTGTTTACGGGTTGGAGCTGGGCCGGGCCGGACCAGGGCGCCACCCGTTTCAACGGCAGCGTTGCCGACCCGGACCGCGACTGGAAACCGATGCAGAATTACGCAGCCTTCCATTCCACCGGTGAAAAACGTTTCTTGGGAGTCAGCATTTCGGGCGCCACCAGCGGCGAAGCCGACCTGGCGCAAGCCCTCGACACCCTGTTCAACCATCCGAACACGGGGCCCTTCTTCGGCCGCCAGCTGATCCAGCGCCTCGTCACCAGCAATCCCAGCCCCGCCTATGTAGGCAGGGTCGCCGCCGCATTTGCCAACAATGGCGCGGGCGTGCGCGGCGACATGCAGGCCGTGCTGCGCGCCGTGCTGCTCGATCCGGAAGCGCTGGCCCCGGCCGGCACGACCTTGCGCACGGGGAAGCTGCGTGAACCGCTGGTACGCCTGGGCAACTGGATGCGCGCCTTTAACGCCAAGGATGCCGCCTCGCAATACCGCATCTATTATCTGAGCGATCCGCTCACGGGCCTGGGCCAGAATCCCATGAATGCGCCATCCGTCTTCAATTATTTCCGTCCCAGCTATGTGCCGCCCAATTCGCCGCTGGCCACTGCGGGCCTGGTGGCGCCGGAAATGCAGATCACGGCGGAGCCGTCCGTCACCGGCTATCTGAACTTCATCCAGGATGCCATCAGCGGCGGCGTGGGAGAAAGCGCCGAAGTGAAGGCGGACTATGCGGCCGAACTGGCCCTGGCCGACCAGCCGGCAGCCTTGCTCGACCGCGTTGACCTGCTGCTGTTGGCCGGCAACATGTCGGCCAAGCTGCGCGGCACCATCCTGTCCGCCGTGAATAGCGTGCCGATTCCGGCCGCCAACGGCAGCAATGCCGCACAAGTCAATCTCGCACGAACCTACCGCGTACGCCTGGCCATCTTCCTGTCGATGGCCTCGCCTGAATACCTGGTCCAGAAATAA